The following proteins come from a genomic window of Nothobranchius furzeri strain GRZ-AD chromosome 1, NfurGRZ-RIMD1, whole genome shotgun sequence:
- the stx5a gene encoding syntaxin-5a isoform X1, with amino-acid sequence MTCRDRTLEFQSACKSLQGRQNGVQPSKPASQSLRQRSDFTLMAKRIGKDLSNTFAKLEKLTILAKKKSLFDDKAVEIEELTYIIKQDINSLNKQIAQLQDLIRSRSAPGGRHIQTHSNTIVVSLQSKLASMSNDFKSVLEIRTENLKQQRSRREQFSQPPVSSSPMMANNFRSRKKGAQEPQAAREPRNDYQGYTTTNLKESSVLMQDESRSMGDVAINMDSQSNPLQLQLIDEQDSYIQSRADTMQNIESTIVELGSIFQQLAHMVKEQEETIQRIDANVDDAQMNVESAHTEILKYFQSVSSNRWLMIKIFLVLAVFFIIFVVFFA; translated from the exons ATGACGTGCCGTGACCGAACCCTCGAGTTTCAGTCAGCCTGTAAATCTCTACAAGGCAGACAG AATGGAGTCCAGCCTAGTAAACCTGCTTCTCAGTCTCTCAGGCAACGCAGTGACTTCACACTCATGGCCAA GAGGATTGGGAAAGACTTAAGCAATACATTTGCCAAATTGGAAAAACTCACAATTT TGGCCAAAAAGAAATCTTTATTTGATGACAAGGCAGTGGAGATTGAGGAGCTAACCTACATCATTAAACAG GATATCAACAGCCTAAACAAACAGATTGCACAGCTGCAGGACTTGATCAGGTCCCGCAGTGCTCCTGGTGGCCGACACATCCAGACCCATTCCAACACTATAGTGGTCTCATTACAG TCCAAACTGGCATCAATGTCAAATGACTTCAAATCAGTCTTAGAAATCAGAACTGAG AACCTGAAGCAGCAGCGCAGCAGGAGAGAGCAGTTCTCCCAGCCCCCCGTCTCCTCTTCTCCTATGATGGCCAACAACTTCA gGAGCCGCAAAAAAGGGGCCCAGGAGCCGCAAGCAGCTCGCGAGCCGCGCAATGACTACCAGGGCTATACAACCACAAATTTAAAAG AGAGCTCTGTTCTGATGCAGGACGAGTCCCGGAGCATGGGAGATGTGGCCATCAACATGGACTCTCAGAGCAACCCTCTGCAGCTCCAGCTTATTGATGAGCAG GACTCGTACATCCAGAGCCGTGCAGATACAATGCAGAACATTGAGAGCACCATCGTGGAACTGGGTTCTATATTCCAGCAGCTGGCACACATGGTTAAAGAACAAGAAGAGACCATACAAAG GATTGATGCTAACGTGGACGATGCCCAGATGAACGTTGAGTCAGCTCACACAGAAATCCTCAAGTACTTCCAGTCCGTCTCCTCCAACCGCTGGCTGATGATTAAGATCTTTCTTGTTCTCGCTGTTTTCTTTATCATCTTTGTTGTCTTCTTCGCTTGA
- the stx5a gene encoding syntaxin-5a isoform X2 produces the protein MTCRDRTLEFQSACKSLQGRQNGVQPSKPASQSLRQRSDFTLMAKRIGKDLSNTFAKLEKLTILAKKKSLFDDKAVEIEELTYIIKQDINSLNKQIAQLQDLIRSRSAPGGRHIQTHSNTIVVSLQSKLASMSNDFKSVLEIRTENLKQQRSRREQFSQPPVSSSPMMANNFKSSVLMQDESRSMGDVAINMDSQSNPLQLQLIDEQDSYIQSRADTMQNIESTIVELGSIFQQLAHMVKEQEETIQRIDANVDDAQMNVESAHTEILKYFQSVSSNRWLMIKIFLVLAVFFIIFVVFFA, from the exons ATGACGTGCCGTGACCGAACCCTCGAGTTTCAGTCAGCCTGTAAATCTCTACAAGGCAGACAG AATGGAGTCCAGCCTAGTAAACCTGCTTCTCAGTCTCTCAGGCAACGCAGTGACTTCACACTCATGGCCAA GAGGATTGGGAAAGACTTAAGCAATACATTTGCCAAATTGGAAAAACTCACAATTT TGGCCAAAAAGAAATCTTTATTTGATGACAAGGCAGTGGAGATTGAGGAGCTAACCTACATCATTAAACAG GATATCAACAGCCTAAACAAACAGATTGCACAGCTGCAGGACTTGATCAGGTCCCGCAGTGCTCCTGGTGGCCGACACATCCAGACCCATTCCAACACTATAGTGGTCTCATTACAG TCCAAACTGGCATCAATGTCAAATGACTTCAAATCAGTCTTAGAAATCAGAACTGAG AACCTGAAGCAGCAGCGCAGCAGGAGAGAGCAGTTCTCCCAGCCCCCCGTCTCCTCTTCTCCTATGATGGCCAACAACTTCA AGAGCTCTGTTCTGATGCAGGACGAGTCCCGGAGCATGGGAGATGTGGCCATCAACATGGACTCTCAGAGCAACCCTCTGCAGCTCCAGCTTATTGATGAGCAG GACTCGTACATCCAGAGCCGTGCAGATACAATGCAGAACATTGAGAGCACCATCGTGGAACTGGGTTCTATATTCCAGCAGCTGGCACACATGGTTAAAGAACAAGAAGAGACCATACAAAG GATTGATGCTAACGTGGACGATGCCCAGATGAACGTTGAGTCAGCTCACACAGAAATCCTCAAGTACTTCCAGTCCGTCTCCTCCAACCGCTGGCTGATGATTAAGATCTTTCTTGTTCTCGCTGTTTTCTTTATCATCTTTGTTGTCTTCTTCGCTTGA
- the zgc:162144 gene encoding protein RD3: MFPWSAVFSLEPKVPGQRSTEELVTNTLMLELGAMVKRTERVRLERATEGRRRRRSSSSTADYSWLANNPTPQPYQLTPNDLLELQDLCAKIPPAQCGPAIVRFRRLVSQMEPEVHEVPRLFRTVLRDCVDEINENDNLQTPNTFFEKQQRSKSLSFVTFRTKFRTGQMFKGSGLRGSRGNLQQQVDWSEEESDGEGEEEAIKARARKGRSKSMPEITPMEQSAHG, translated from the exons ATGTTTCCCTGGTCTGCTGTTTTCTCCCTGGAGCCCAAAGTGCCGGGCCAGCGCTCCACTGAGGAGCTGGTGACCAATACTCTGATGCTGGAGCTGGGGGCCATGGTGAAGCGCACTGAACGGGTCCGTTTGGAGAGGGCCACGGAGGGTCGGCGCCGCCGTCGCAGCTCCTCATCCACGGCCGACTACAGCTGGCTGGCGAACAACCCAACCCCACAGCCCTACCAGCTCACCCCCAATGACCTGCTGGAGCTGCAGGACCTCTGTGCCAAGATCCCTCCAGCACAGTGTGGCCCTGCTATTGTCAG GTTCAGGAGGCTGGTGTCTCAGATGGAGCCGGAGGTTCACGAGGTCCCTCGGCTGTTCCGCACCGTGCTACGGGACTGTGTCGATGAGATAAACGAGAATGACAATCTTCAAACTCCCAACACTTTCTTTGAGAAGCAGCAACGCAGCAAGAGCCTGTCTTTTGTTACTTTTCGCACAAAGTTTCGCACTGGTCAGATGTTCAAGGGCAGCGGTTTGAGAGGCTCCAGagggaatctgcagcagcaggtggacTGGTCCGAGGAGGAGTCGGACGGAGAAGGAGAGGAGGAGGCTATCAAGGCTAGGGCCAGGAAGGGAAGGAGCAAGAGCATGCCAGAGATCACCCCAATGGAGCAGAGTGCTCATGGCTGA